The Molothrus aeneus isolate 106 chromosome 11, BPBGC_Maene_1.0, whole genome shotgun sequence genome segment CCCAAGTTTTTACAAAGATTTTCCTAAGCTGTAAATTGTTACTGATCTAAGTGGAAGTTAAGGTGAGCCAGTAAGTTCTACCTAAATTCCCTTCGCCTGGATGGTGAACTCTTTCATGGAACGAGTCCCAGCCAGGATGAAAGGATTTCAGATAGAACATCAGGCTGTGAAGTGATCACAGGGGAACAAGGAAACATCTTCATTAGAGCCACTGACCCCTTGAGATGGCTGCATCTCTGTAATTACAGCCCTGTAATCAAGCATGGAAAGCAGTTCACGTGGTTTTGGCCTTttggagtgggttttttttccagaaggttAGTTAGCCGTTGAACTAGACTCTAATTAAAAGCATGTATAAGAATAATCAGGGGAACAACACTGAATAAAGGAAGGAAGATTTTATGAAGTGTGTCTGGGAGGAAAACCAGATGAGAACAATgaggaaagcaaaaattaagTTGTGGTTTGTCTAATAAGTCTGAATGACGTGAGAGCCTGAGTGAGAATTCCCTCAGTTACCCCAGATCTTCATTTCACCTGTGCTCAGTTACAAGCACTAATTTTTGTGGTTTCACATGGTCTAGTGGGATCATTTTTGTAAGACTGTTTTCTTTGATTGAAATTACAATGACAATAAGTAAATCAAGGTAAAACCACAGCCTAAATAAACTGCTTTTCtagaattaatttttagatAAATATTGCTACAATCTTCACTGGAAACCAACTGTTAGGATTCAAGAAACACTACTTTTAATGAATATATGTAAATTATGATGTGAAGTTACCCATAGGGTAATTTTCCAAATCAGTTAGCCACTTCAGcagttttattctgtttttaaataaataacagtTTAAATAAATCACTGTGCCAGTGATTTACttatagttttaaaaatacagtttactGTATTTTTACTGTATATAGGTGATATTGCTATCACTTTTGAAGAAAGTTTAGTTGTCTGAATTTGAAAGTGTATTTTAGTTTCTAAGCAAAAGGAAGTTAAAACTTTTCTGACCATTTCTAGACTGTTCTCATAACATGATTATTGTAagatttgttgtttttcttctgtttctcctATCACTTGTTGACTTGTATTGTCCTTTATTTAGTTTGCAAGCAATGCTGGAGCTAGAAACATCTCTTTTGATCTATGATGTCTCCATCATACTTCTGGGCATAATTATGATCATAAAAATCTTTGAAACCTTTCTGCCTGATGTCTTGTTATCACTAAAGTTGAGATGTTCCATACTGCcaccataaaaaaaattaaataaagtctATTTTTAGCCTTCAAACACTCACAGAGTaataaaaaccaccaaacaacGCTGCCGTTTACGTCTTTGTAGCATACAAAAATATCTGTTTCATTGCAATATCTTAAATTCTCCCTTAATCTCCCAAACCCCTATGAATAAAGCATTGGATTACCAAGTAATACCCTTCATCACAAGGAATTAGGCACTTTAGCTTTAGGCTCCATCTAAACCGTTGCATTAGGAGAGATGTGACTGACGTCATGTTTTCCAAGTTCCTGTTGACTCACATGGTGCCTTCCCTCACCCCTTAAGATCTTGCTGAGATAAAATCTGCCTCTCATGACCCTCTTAATTCTCTTTTTTGGGGTGGCTTTGAGGCACTAGCATGCATAGGATTTTCTAGCAAGGAGTAGGAAACTTAGTTCCAGTTTACGTGTGTGCCAGAGAGTCTGTGACAGAGCTTTGGCAAGTTTTGTGATTGCTTTCATCTGGAAGTTTAGTAAGTCAGGATAATAATTTCCTTGCAAAAAGAGGGTTTTTAATTAGGACCTTGACATGTCTATGTCTTCTGTCTGCAATATGTAAAAATTTAATGGACATCCAGCTCTTCCCTTTATAccctcttcccttttttccagctattatattttaaagcttGCTGTGGTACCAGGGTTTTTGTGCTTCTGTGTAATGAGTTGTGGGAATTCTATTAGAATTCATGGAATAAAATGCATGGAATACAAGTGTGTACTCAAACCATTATTGCCTCCTCACTCCAGCAGGCTGGTAGTGAGAAATGCAGCTGGCACCTGGTCAAAAATCCTCCTGATTTTGAAAGATACTCTCCCTTTTTAAGGCAAAGGAAGTGTAGGAGTCACCAATGTGGCCTTGAACCATCATACAGCCTTTAGTGTTTACAGAGAATCACGTTCTTGCTAAAAGTTGTTAAAACAGACCTCAGTCCAAACCAATCTGCTTCATGACATGGGCTGTGCAATCTTATCCCATGGAAAGATTTGTGattgcattaatttttcttccatttttacaAATACACAGTAGTATGTTGGATCTGCAGTAAGCATGAATTCCTTTTACACAGTATGTCTCCACAATCTGGATAATGGCTTTTGTGAAGCTGTTTTAGTTGGGTGTTTCATGGTTTGCTGGACAGCTTTATCTTGTAGATTTATCTTGTAGATTATCGATACTGCAGTCCATAATAAAACTGGCAAGAGTTGTATTgaattgattcttttttttttttttttttttacttcagcaCATCACCAAGCAGGCATTCACTTCTCTATCTACAAAACTGTCCCTTGGTTTCATGTTCCCCAGGGAGTTGTAACATCCTGTCATCATATGCTCAAGGAAACACCTACTGAAGACATAATTAGGCAATTTTTTTATGGATCCATTgtgcttttgcattttcttctggtcttttattttaaaacagtaaGAGTCAAATTGACCTTATATTCTGCAACACTGCTACACCTTTCACCAGGAAGGCTGTCAGCCTGAAAGTTGGAATATAGGGCTTGCAGTCTGTCCTCACTTCACAGATCCCAAACACAACGTTCTGTTTACCCTTGGCACTGCTGTAAACAGGAATATTTCTGGTCTGCTGAGTGATTATGTAAATAGGGCTTTTATAAAGCATTTTAAGCACCCAGAAGAACAGAATAACTTCtttagagatttttcttttctaatggTAATTACATAATTGGATAGGTTTtaggttaatttttttcctatctgaTGTGTGGATGCCAGAGTGACTTTTGAGCATTTTTACTGAAGGAGCCTAAAAATCAtccagaaaaacaaatctgCCAGGCTCCCCCCTATTATCAACCTCCCAAAATGCCTTTGGCACTGAGTAAATGCCAAGCATTTGTTATTTGGCACTTGACTTGTCCCTTATTTCTTTGAACTCAAACATGTTGCATAAGATCGGTGAAGTTATGCTGAGCTAGtaattgaaacaaaacaaaaaactcccaaTTTCTCCCTTGATCCAACCTTTCCAATTTCCATctaaatacaataaatataatAAGTCTTTAATTGTTTTGAGAAAAACTCAATCTGCTTTAACTTCCAATAAGTGCTACTTAAACTTTCAATatgttttgtcttttgtttctgCAGGTTTCTGTTTTGCCTCTGGAGAGTTTCATTATGGCAGCTCCCAGTGAACAATGACATCCTTTGACAAATACAGATGCCAAAAAGCCAGACAAAAACAGTGGccttgtttcatttttactCCAACACAGTGAAATGGTGCTCTTAAAGTTTTGTTATTGACtctcactggaaaaaaacccaacaatctCCTGACCAgaccttttttccccatccctctcccagtGTTCTTATGGATGCTTGACACAGTGACATCATGTAGTAGGCCCTGAAGTGTTGTCATAACTGAGTTGCAATGGTTTTATACACTTCTCCATTTCCCAACAGCTTTCTGTCAGTTCTGCATTCTTTTTCCTGGGGCCTGATTTTCCCATGTTACTGGCTAGCAGACAGGCTCGTGGGCTCTTTTGTTCCAACCACCTATGAAAAACGTCAAAGAGCAGATGACCCATGCTATTTTCATGCACTCTGCATCATTATCACCACTCCCATCTACCTGGCACTCTTGGTGGCCtctcttccttttgctttgaTTGGCTTCTTGCTCTGGTCCCCTCTGCAGTCAGCCAGAAGGCCCTATATCTACTCCAGGCTGAAAGACAAGAACCACGCCAATGGAGCCACACTGCTCACTGAATGGAAGGCAGCAGGGACTGGGAAAAGCTTCTGCTTTGGCAGTGCCAATGTTTGCCTGCTGCCCGATTCTCTGGCAAGATTTAATAACGTCTTCAATACACAGGCCAGGGCTAAGGAGATCGGCCGGAGGATCCGAAATGGGGCGAGCAGGCCACAGATTAAAATATACATAGATTCTCCTACCAACACATCCATCAGTGCAGCGAGTTTCAGCAGCCTGGTCTCCCCCCAGGCTGGAGATAACCGCACTGTTAATGCTGGCATCAAAAGGACAACATCAATGGAGTACAAAGGAGACAACTGTGGCTCAAACAACGGCGAGGAGAACAGAGAAGATAAAGGTGGAAGTGGAGAGCCACACGAGGGGGAAGAAAACACTTGCATTGTCCGTATCAATGGAGAGGAGAATGGCCACATGTCAGACACAGAAGCAGACACCGTCAACGGCCAGGCTCATGCCAgtggcccagcagagccctcacTGGAAGGTGATGCAGAGGTGTCAAAAACACCAAACCACAAACAGAAGGAAGGAGATTCTGGGAGTTTAGacagctgctctgcctcacGAGAGTCCCTAGTCAAAGTCCGTGTTGGAGATGGTACAGTGGACCAAAGCACTGTCAACAACAAGCTCCTCTACAAAGCTTCAATCATGAAGAAGACTTCAGTGcggaaaaagaaacacacagatgAGACCTTTGATCATGAGATCTCTGCTTTCTTCCCTGCCAACCTGGACTTTCTGTGCTTGCAGGAAGTGTTTGACAAAAGAGCTGCGGAGAAATTGAAAGAGCAGCTCCATCACTATTTTGAATACATCGTCTATGATGTTGGGGTCTacagctgccacagctgctgtagCTTTAAGTTTGTGAACAGTGGTCTACTTTTTGCCAGCCGCTATCCTGTTATGGATGCTGCCTATCACTGTTACCCCAATGGAAGAGGAATGGACTCCTTGGCTTCCAAGGGAGCCTTGTTTCTCAAGGTAAGAGCCTTTCTGAAGCTGTAAGTATTGACTCTGTATATGTGGCAAGTTATACAGTTACATTATTTTAGCATTTCTTTAGACTGCAACAGAGGCAATATTCAGATTTAGATTTCCTGATATAACCTAATGGATTATAGATATAATCTTTATAGGATTTGTAGCCTATAAATGATGGATGTGTCTGAAACAATGAGGGACTATTGGAGGTAGAACTCAAGTATAATTTCAAGACTCAAAATCTGAAGTGATTTTCATGATTgttgaatttctttctttatggaAATCTCTGTAAGAAAATGCATAAATTCTAAGCCTCATAACATGAGTACAGTACAATGAGCATCACTGTTGGAAACCAGCTTGTGCTCGTTGTGTGTTTGTCTGGCAATCAAAAGACAATGAAGTGTCTAAATGTCAGTATAATAAAACTGAAAGGATTGCAGTGAAAGGTATGGCTACTCTGCTCTCTTGCTTGCAAAAGAATTAGTAAGGAGAGGTATGAAGaggaataaacaaaataaacatgcctgggacactggggagcGCAGAGCTTTTTTGCGTTATTAACACAGTTTACATAAATTAACTGATGGTACAGAGGACAGGAAGCCTGGGGTTGTAAGTCTGTAAATCATGAAAAGCAGAAAGTCTGCATTTGCTTTTCCAAGACCTAGTGGCTGCTCATGCTTAGCTCTTGGGATTATCTGGCTGTGCTCTTTCTAAACTGGAAAGTGGGCTTTTCTAATTTGTCAATTATCAAGAACCAAAAATTTTTGCCAAAGATCCAAGTCTGTAGACGCAAACCTAGAAAGATCTGAAAACGTCcaaaatactgaatttcagattttattatttaatcaCAGTTTAGAATGGTTTCACTAACTAAatcctgaatttattttctaacaTTGGCAAAGTACATCAGATGCTCAAATTATATGTACTTTCTAGTCACAAGTCCTGAACAAAAGCCATTAACAACCATTAAGAATATGGATTGTAAACAGGGATCAGTGGGAGGCTTTGTACTCCATTTGTAGTTGTTAACCAAAGCAAAAACTTTTGGTACCATGACTTGTGtaagaaaacccccaaatattAGAATTTTGGTTCTGATAATACTTCAGTATTTCAGGTACATTGACATAAACAAAAGCCAATCCCTATCTGAATACAGGTTTCCAAATCTGGGTCTAAACTCTCTATGTTGCACTCTTATGTGTTTATAAAcaaaaaccatttattttttcatcacAAATTTCTGCAGGCAAAAAATAAGCATAAATCTTGGGCAGTATAAATATTTCTGGGGTCACAAAGACTACCCTTGAACATATGCAAATATTGGGGATTAAGAGATTAAAACCAATCTGTTTGTAACTGCCCATTGCTGAGTCATTGATTTGCCACCCTGCTAGGCAGGCTGCAATGTCTCCATTTCTCTTGCAGAAAATTAAGCCTCTTTTCAAGATTCCACTGGGAAGATGAACTTAATTATGGAACCAAGTTGTTAAATAATGTTACGGTTGAGCAGGGAATAGAGGCCAATTATTACAGAGTTCCAAAGATGACTCCATTCGTTTGAACATAACAGAGTTCTGCCCAGACATAAGactgcttttcctcctgtctGTGTCATTCTGATATACTTTTTTTCAtacctaaaatatttttcattctaaGTGTACTTTAACATGAATTTACTTTCTCTCTTAATTGTACATTAAATGACCAATTGCGcatatttcatttctttaatgCCAGCAACAACATAGAGTAGGAATAATTACTTAGTTTTGTCTTTGAAATAAAGTAGATTTAGAGGCTGTCTTTCTTGATGTGGTGCTTAGTCAGCAACTGGGTGGGTGTGGACTCCAGAGACAAAAACTACATGCAGTAAGTGAAAGCCTGGTTGGGTTTTGAAGTCAGCAGGAATCAGTGCAGTAGGTTCAGAAGCCTGGGGCTGTTccacagggcagcagaagctggcaGAGGGTACcagagctctgggtgcaggTGCTGTTCTGGCCAGCACTCTGCCATCCCGAGGGACAGCTCATCTCCCTGCTTCCAGGTGGGACTTTTTCTGGCCCTTACAGAATTCTGAATGTCCATAATACCAGCCAGTCCTACACAGAGTTTCTCTGGTTTTAAAGAAAGTAAGAGAGCCTTGCAGAACAGGGGTGTCCTAACCGCTTCCCCCTCCACAGGGGCATGGAGCAGAGCCTCTGTCCTGTGCAAACCCTGGGCTTTTAAGTTCCTGACTCCTGTGGAATGCAGTGTTCCCATTTCTAAAGTAGAAAAGGCATCAATTgagttttattttggaaagaCACTTGCAAAGACTGTTCTCCTTGCACAGCTTCCATCTCTGAGTAAAAGAGCAGTTGCTCTCTGTGTTGGTTAAAAGCCAAGAGTTGTGCAAAGCAATTGAGGGGAGAAGGCTCATATGTTTTGAAAATATGGATAAAGCCAGTTAATGCTTCCACTCATGGGAAAGATGAAGCCTTTATTCCAATTATTCTGAACCTTAAGAAAAACCCAACATCTAAATTCAGAAGACCGTTCAGAGAAAGAATCTGATTGTTTTTTAGTAAGTAGGATTGTCTCCTTACTACAAATAGAACTGTTAGGGAGATAAATTAAAGGTCTCAGaactaaatatttaaagaaagttGAAGTAATTTGAAAATGACAAAACTGCTTTGGGGGAGTCTGATACAAAACAGATCCCTACTGGCCTGGCACAAGTGTTTtgcacatttttttattttagaatggGTTCTGTTTCCCAtgaataagaaattattttccattgcCCTTGTCTTCCCTGCCCTGTCTTCACTATCTAGATTGTAAAGTTCAGGTAGAGATTTGGAAGGATTTGAGAGATTTGCTTAGtcatacaaaattattttacctGAGAGACTTACAGAGCTCAAGGATTATTATTAGTAGCTGTAATAACAATCAGCTCTTACCCACTGCTTTTCATTCCTATGTCTCAGAGTGCATAATGAAGAAAGGTCAATATGTGCTTAATAGAAGGAGAAACTAAAGTACAGGAAGGTAAAGTGATTTGATTGTGGCTTAGCACCTAGGGTGTCACAACCAAGAAGCCAAGTTGGAAGTAAATTACAGAGGCTTTTAGCACAGTTTCATGCTACCCAACAGCTATCTGTGTAAAGGAAGTCTGCCTCTGCTGTCCTCCTAAGGATGTCTGTCAcaaaaggtgctgctgctggcattttCCTGACAGAGACCAGACTGGTTTTTCCATCTTTAgaggctgctgctttccagggCAGGATGAAGACACGAGGATGACTTAGTTGTGAGGAGCCATTGTGTGAAGTCCATTTTCTGCAAAGAGGACTAATTTGCATTTGGCACTTGGAGCTCTTCTAACTCTACCAGTGCTTTTGTGTTCTGATCTGAGGGTCTCATTGGCATgtaagaaaaccacaaaaaaccagcaTATATGAAGGGGGGAAATGTCACAGCTAAATGACAGTTTCATGTCTGAAGTGTTAAACCATTGTTCCTAGTTGCCATAAAGACTCAGAGGAGAAGTTAGCAAATACATAAATCAGCCAATCCATTTTCATACTTTGACAGTCTGGGCCCTTGGGAGACTCTGCTGAGACTCTCTGTTCCAGCCTGGCATTTCACATTCATTTAAAATGCTGAAGAGAAGAGCCCTGCAGTCACTTTGTAGTTTTATAACTTccattgtctctgctgctgcttagCTGCAGACAGAGGTGGGCAGggggcctggcacagcccctgtgctggtGAGTGGCACTGAAAAGCTGGCTTGGACAGTTCTGTCTGGAGCATGGTGCAGAtttcagcagcctcagctcctctgcagctgcagctttggCTCACACATGATGTTAATGCACTGTAGTTTTGATGGATTTAAAGGGAGTTATAAAATGCACATCCTTTTCAGAAACTGGATGTTGATTTTACAAATCAGCACTGTCAAATCACGTTTAAAAGGTGTCAATGAGTACTGAGCAGAAATTGTGCAATGCATCACCTGTCTGTAATTTACTAGATGGTTTCAAAATGTCAACATCCCTCTTTAGACAGAAGATTTAGTGGGCAGCCTTGGTtaccctgtgccagggatgcTGTGTGAGTTTTGGACAGTAGTGCAACAAAACTGGAAAGCATCCTTAACTTGACCTGGTGAGTTTGTCCATATTTTTCCAGTGTAGCAATCTAATAAAAACTCACTTTTGGTGGCAAATTTCACCTCTCTTATCCCTAAATTGTAATATTTGTAACAATCATGTAAATCTCAGCTAGATTGTAGATGCACAGTCAGAGTAGGGAAGTGAGTGAAAGAGGCATCATTCCCAAAATGGCTGTTGACTGAGAGAGAGGGTTTGGAGGCTTCTTGCTGCCAATGGCACTGGGAGATACAGATGGTGTGTAGAAGGCTGTGCTTCCTACTGTTCCTAGTAGGAAACTATTCTGGGGTTTGGTATCTGCCAAAAGAGTcaattttagcaaaaaaaaaaagaattctaagTTAAAACAGAGTATGTGAGCATAATGCAAAACTGCTTTCTGATGTGGGAAGTTTGAACAGTTAATAGTATTCTtcaaaatcaaaaggaaaa includes the following:
- the SMPD3 gene encoding sphingomyelin phosphodiesterase 3, producing MVLYTSPFPNSFLSVLHSFSWGLIFPCYWLADRLVGSFVPTTYEKRQRADDPCYFHALCIIITTPIYLALLVASLPFALIGFLLWSPLQSARRPYIYSRLKDKNHANGATLLTEWKAAGTGKSFCFGSANVCLLPDSLARFNNVFNTQARAKEIGRRIRNGASRPQIKIYIDSPTNTSISAASFSSLVSPQAGDNRTVNAGIKRTTSMEYKGDNCGSNNGEENREDKGGSGEPHEGEENTCIVRINGEENGHMSDTEADTVNGQAHASGPAEPSLEGDAEVSKTPNHKQKEGDSGSLDSCSASRESLVKVRVGDGTVDQSTVNNKLLYKASIMKKTSVRKKKHTDETFDHEISAFFPANLDFLCLQEVFDKRAAEKLKEQLHHYFEYIVYDVGVYSCHSCCSFKFVNSGLLFASRYPVMDAAYHCYPNGRGMDSLASKGALFLKVQVGSTPQDQRIVGYISCTHLQAIAGDTTVRCEQLDMLQDWLSEFRKSTSSSSTANPEELVAFDVLCGDLNFDNCSSEDKLEQQHSLFTHYKDPCRVGPGEDKPWAIGTLLDPEGLYDEEVCTPDNLQKVLESEEGRKGYLVYPTSKNHGSSQKGRKASLKGNGRRIDYMLYTEEGLYLEWKVEVEEFSFITQLAGLTDHLPVAMRLMVSTGEDDP